AATCAAAGTTGTAGTAGTTGTTCAGAGGAGTGTGTAGAAAAAAAAGATCAAAAAAACGATTTCTCCGAAAAATTACATGAAATGAGTAGTGTGAGAAAGGTTATCGGTGTTGTCAGTGGAAAAGGAGGTGTTGGGAAATCCCTCGTCACTTCTATGCTTGCGGTAACGATGAATAGATTAGGGTATCATTCTGCGATTCTTGATGCAGATATTACTGGACCTTCTATTCCTAAGGCATTTGGAATAAAAGAAAAAGCTACAGGAAATGATTTTGGCCTGTTTCCTGTCAAGAGCAAGACAGGTATTGATATCATGTCTATTAATTTACTTTTAAAAAATGATACAGATCCTGTAGTTTGGAGAGGGCCAATCATTGCAGGCACTGTGAAACAATTTTGGACAGATGTAATTTGGAATGATGTGGATTTTATGTTTATTGATATGCCTCCAGGAACTGGAGATGTTCCTCTTACAGTATTTCAATCTATAGCTGTTGATGGCATTCTTGTTGTAACCTCTCCTCAAGAGCTTGTATCAATGATTGTATCTAAAGCTGTTAAAATGGCTGAAATGATGAATATTCCTATTCTTGGTCTAATAGAAAATATGTCCTATTTTAAATGTCCTGATAATGGGAAAAAATATCAGATATTTGGAGATAGTCATATAGAAGAAGTTGCGAAAAAATATAATTTAAAAGTGCTTGCTAAATTGCCCATTGACCCTAAAATTTCTGAGGCATGTGATAAAGGTATGATAGAGTTTTTGGATGGGAATTGGCTTGAGTCTGTTTGCAAAATACTAAAAGAAAATATAGAACAACAAAAAAATTGAAAATATATTATATAGATTTAATAAAATAAAATTTGGTAGAGGAGAAAAGAAGTGGGGCGATGGATATTTCCCATGAAAAAGGGATTGAAGTTATTATAGGCGCATTTGGCCATGCAAAAGAGGTTATAATGGACTATTTTAAAGGGATGTTAAAATCAACTGGATCTGTATGTCGTGAGCATCAGCATCATGATAAATGTGGAGAATAAAAGTAAATTGGTTTAATATTATAAGGGAAGGGCAAAGCCTTTTCCTTTTTTATTATTATATTCTTGGTGGAGGTGTGAATTTGAATACTTTATCTATTCTTTTTGAAGATTTAAATGGATGTGATATGTTATGAGCCATTTTAAAATTACCATAAGTTTAATTAATAATATTTCTCTAATGTTTTTAATTACTTTTATTTTATCCAGGACAACTTCCTTTAAAAATATTATATTAAATCGAGAAAATACTTTTATGAATAAAATATTTTTAGCTATTATTTTTAGCCTTTTTGGGATTTTTGGAACATATTATGGATTTCCAATAGAGGGAGCAATTGCTAATTCTAGAGTGGTAGGGGTTATGGTAGCAGGATTATTAGGAGGTCCTTTTGTAGGAATTAGTGCAGGTATGATTGCAGGAATCCATAGATGGGCAATTGATATTGGAGGGTTTACTTCTCTTGCCTGTATGTTATCTACTATTGTTGAAAGTATTATTGCAAGTATTGGGTATCATTATCGAGATAGATTTAAAAGAAAATGGATTTTAGGGTTTTGGATTACTGTATTAGGAGAAATTTTACAAATGTTCATTATTATAATGGTTGCAAAACCTTATCGTGCAGCAGTAAATTTAGTATATATTATTGCTGTACCTATGACTTTAATGAATGCTCTAGGAGTTGCATTATTTTTAATGTTGATAGAAAATATTTATAGAGAACAAGAAAGGGAAGGAGCCATTCAATCAGAATTAGCATTAAAAATCACGGAAAAGACACTTCCTTATTTAAGGCATGGAATTAATCGAAAAACAGCATTGGCGACTTGTAATATTATACATTCTATGGCTAAGGTAGATGCTGTAGCTATGACTAAAGGGACGGAAATTTTAGCTCATATTGGAGTGGGTTC
This genomic window from Garciella nitratireducens DSM 15102 contains:
- a CDS encoding Mrp/NBP35 family ATP-binding protein, translating into MSENCNQSCSSCSEECVEKKDQKNDFSEKLHEMSSVRKVIGVVSGKGGVGKSLVTSMLAVTMNRLGYHSAILDADITGPSIPKAFGIKEKATGNDFGLFPVKSKTGIDIMSINLLLKNDTDPVVWRGPIIAGTVKQFWTDVIWNDVDFMFIDMPPGTGDVPLTVFQSIAVDGILVVTSPQELVSMIVSKAVKMAEMMNIPILGLIENMSYFKCPDNGKKYQIFGDSHIEEVAKKYNLKVLAKLPIDPKISEACDKGMIEFLDGNWLESVCKILKENIEQQKN